From the genome of Setaria viridis chromosome 1, Setaria_viridis_v4.0, whole genome shotgun sequence:
GTATTATTCAAGGCATTACAGAGTGTGAAGATATAAAAATTATCACCATCAACAGTCTATCTGGAAAAGAGCGAGTGGTTCAGTTGAACAAGTCAGACATGTTTGGTAGGTACTCCTGTAAATTATATGAGTCCTATGGCATCCTGTGCCATCATATCATACAAGTGCTTAGAGTTGAGAAGAAAAATGAGATACCATCGATTTATATTATGAAGAGATGGAGAAAAGATGTAAAAGGTTTGTAttgtatgatttttttctaTGGCTGTTTTGTACAATAGTCTTGATATTCAATTTTACAAGGATCTATTATTTGATGAAAAAGGTAACTGCTAGATGAAAAGCCTGAAGATCCTATGGAGGTGGCAATGCGGAAAAAGATTTCAGATTCACGCAACCAGTTTGAAGATCTTATCCAAATGGCTAAGAACTCTGAACAAGGGATGGACTTTTGATTTTCTAGTTTATCTAACCTAGTAGAAACTCTCCAAAAGATCATGCCTGCTACGAGAGTTAATAAACAGGATGAGTATGAATCTTTCCTTGGTAGTAAAATTCCAAATCAAGTCAATATACATCCACCAAATGATATCAAGTCGAAAGGGAGATGCAAAAGGTTTAAGAAGAGTAAGGAGATGAAGACTGCAAGCAAGGGTTAAAGTAAATGGACGTGTGGAAAATGTAAGCAAACAGGGGATCATGATGCACGCAGTTGCCCAAACAATGTAGTTGGCTAATATTTCAAGTTCATGTAAACACTTTTTTTACTAGTAACATTATTCAGCTTATTACTGCCAATTTTCAGTGTTTCATTGCATATACAACATGGACATGGAGTTCACTGCAATTTGATcatatttgttttcatttgtGATTAGAATACAGTCATTGAGAACTTCCAAAACAGGTCCATCCATGTGCAAACAATTCCTGCAGATTAACAATTTCTGCAGAATTTTAGCAATGTTCTCAGAATGCAGATTAACAATGTTAGCAAAATGTTTCCGCTGAGAAATGAAATAGTTGTTTATCTCTTCCTTCTTGGATGTTAGTACTTAGTTCCAGATTATTCCAGTTACTATGTACTGATATTGCATTTTCCTAGCTACAGTTGTTTGTTGTTTTGTATGGCTGTTTATGAATTAGGTATCAGACAATGCACCACTATCCCAGTAACCAGTACACCAATTTGAGAGAAAGGAGCAATCTTTCAACCTGATGGTATCATTTTCAGGAACTTTTACAATTGCATTTTCACAATTACAAGTACCTGCACAACAACTAGCTACCTTCACAATTTTCACAATGACAATTACAGTATCAGTTGCAGCTTCGTCACCTGCAAGATCAAGGCACAACATCAATTCCAAATCAATCCTTCATCTAGGGCGGTGACCCAGAGGGCCAGCAGCCTGGCCATCAGGCGTCGGCGGCCAGTGGGGGCAGCAGCCTGTCCATCAAGCGGCGGTGCCCAACGAGACTGGGTCCGgcttctcatccttctctccTTGTGACTCGTCCTGCAATCCGCTGACTCGTGACAGGGGCGCTGCTGGCGCCAGAGCTAGGGGCGCGGCGGCTGCGGATCCGGGCGGTGAGCCTCGGCGGCTGGCTCGTGACGGAGGGTGGAGGCGGGTAGGAGGCTGGAGGGGGAAGGGGCGACGGTGGCGATGGGCCAGGGCACGGAATCGCCTGGCGGCGGGGACCGGGCGCCGGAATCCCCTGGCGACGCACCCAGGCGGCGGAATCCATTGGCGGCGCACTCGCGACGGTGTCCGGCGAGTGTGGAGGCAGGGGCAGGGGCAACTCGCGATGCGATGAACCGTTCTGCGCACGGGAACCAGAAAAAATGACGCGAATCGCTAGCGCAGGGGGTTTTTTGGAAAAAAGGCTAGcaggtggggggtggggggcttAAGCGCAAAATCGTCCCATCTCTCACCTCATCCATTGGATCAGCATCTAGTGATCCTGATTGGTAGTTTACAAGTTTGCACAGATTGATTGATTTGCACCTGATATGTTGCCTTATAACCCATTCGATCGAAGAAGGCTGGAATGAGTGGATTGCTAAGCCGAACTGCGTGAAAGGCTGACACACTACTCGTTTGATCGTTTCTAGCTCGGCGCTAGGGGAATCTGCTGCACGGAGGAGCCAAATATAGCATGCATGCAACTTTGCAAAGAGATCCAGGACTTCCCGAATAAGTATAGCATAGTGAATCATTCAAAGAGACCATCAGATGCCAAGCGTGCATCTTCCTGATGATCCAAAATTACAGAACTGGAAACCTTGCCGTTCCAGCAAACAAGTAGGAGTACACACTAGCCTGCTAGTTTAACCAAGGCCAGCCCAAAGCGGTGATCACCAAGGAAGAAAATTCTATGCGGCGGTGCCGCACCACGCCTACTGGAACTAGAACTTGCCGTTCTAGCAAACAAACACGCGCGCATGCAGAGCACGGCACGCACGTACGTCGAACACAGCGCGTGCATTGTTACACCGGCGCCCCCAAATCGAGCGATCGGCCGGCTCAAAAACATGGCATGCGACGCCGTCATCAGAAGGTGGGCACGACGCcgtagccggcggcggcgggggagaagTTGAGCACGTAGCTAGGGTAGGCggcgggctgctgctgcggcggcggcggcggcgcggcggccgtgctGCTGGTGACGAAGTcgtcggctgcggcggcgtcggcgtcgttgTCGTCGGCGCGCTTGGCGAAGCGGCCCTTGACGCGCGGCCGCGACTCGGCGTAGGCCTTGCGGGACGCATAGCGGATCGTCTTCTCGAACCGCCTGTTCTTCCGCTTCTCGCGGTACCGCATCAGCCGCGCCTCCCGGCtctccccggccgccgtcgcggcggccacCCTGCCGGCcatgacgccgccgtcgccgcgctccgGCACCGCCCCCACGTTCAAAGACGACACCTGCTCATGTACCAGAACCAAGTTTTAATAAAATCGGCACGGTGCAGTGCATCCATCCTAGCTAGCCATCATGTGATCTTCATCGTGCCTAGGGAAGTAGGCTCTTGCAGCTCTAGCACGTAGTACAGGGCAGGCACGTGGTCTTACACTGTGGGTAGGAGTCGCGGCGTACGGCAGGTACGCCGCCTTGGACTGCGCGAAGTCGAGCTCGATGACGCCGCCGGTCACGctcccgccgcggccgcagATCGCGTCCGGGACCAGGCCGACCTCCGACGACGAGCCCTGCTCGACCAAACCCAAGAAGATTAGCTATACTAGCTAAGAAGACGTGCAGACGAAGATGGAGGAGGTAATTATCTAAGCACTTACGCTATGGGCGACCGACGCCGCCGTGTAGGAGCTGTAGGACGgcttggcggcgccggcggcgacggcgccaccGAAGTCGAGGTCTAACGCGCCGCCGCTGGATCCGTTGTTAGGCACGATGCTGTCGGCGTGCGGGAACCTCGCGAACTCCTCCTGACCGAGGAACGGGTCCATGACCTCCGCGAACAGGAACTCCAGCTGCTTCGCGTCGACTTTGGCGGCACCACCAAGCatcccggcggccgcggcgtcgtcgtccttctctcccacggcggcggcggcgacgaacaGCATCGGGTCCGCCGCgtgcggcgcggccgccgccccgatGGGCTGCACGGGGACGCGCTCGTGCCGTCGCGCCAGCGGGTTGGCGTCGTGGATGTCGGCGTCGCAGGCGGCGCAGAGCGCGGCCGCGTCGGCGCGGCAcgtgacggcggccggcgcgcgctcGCACACCTCGCAGACCCACACCCTCTCGTGCCCCGCCACCGCGTGCTCCGCATCGCACCCCGCGCACAGgtacgcgccgccgcccgagcacGTCCGGCagtgcaccgccgccggcgagcccccgcacgccccgcaccgccgcccgcccacgCCCCAGTACCTCGCCGCCAGCCCCACCTCCATCCGATCGACCCTCTCTTCGTCTACCTCCCCGACTAGCAGCTAGCTAGCCGTCACGCTACTTGATTAACTTAATGCTCGGTGCTTGCTACTAATGGCAGGATTTGGCAGCAAGCTTGGTGAAGCTGGAGCAAGCCGCGACTATTCCTTGCTTTATAGGGAAGGGATGGATGGTTTCgcgggtgggcgggcgggcgggcgggcgcgttTGTTTAGGCCGGCGGATGGGATGGTCTCGGGTAGGTGGTGGGGTagggggcggcgacggtgacGTGGGCTTGGGGGACACGTGGGCCGGCGCGGGCCAAGCGAAAATACGCGAAATGTTGATCTCGTGGATTTTCTGGGTGGTGGGGGCCCACGTGTCGATGCCGGGTCATGTGAGCCGTGGGGCCCGCGCACGGACATCTTGGAGCATGGAGAGGGTTAGCCATAGCATGGGTGATCAGTTCATCACTGGTCATGGAAGCCAGGGGATTAGGTCGTTAGACAGGCAGGCTTTCCGGATAATCCCTGTACGGATATGCTATTAAATCCTGTCATCCCTGCAGCTTATCGCCGCGTGTCCATGCCAGACCAGCTCCATGACTTTGCTTGATTCAAAATTCATGCTCAGATGACGGTTTGTATAATCTAGCTTTTCCCGGCACGATAGAAGCTACGCTCGATCTGAATTACAGCATTTCACAGGGTAATTAGCTCGAGTGATAAGTGACGGTGAATTTACATAAGTGGGCGATAAGATCGGGCAGAGGTAGCTAAGATATTACCACGAAAGCGGCGACTACTCGATCAGACGCGTCAACCTCACCGGTTTCACAAGAGACAAGGGAGAACTTTATGGCGGGCGGTTTGACGTCGTCGTTGTGGCCAGCGCGCGCGTTTACAGGTCAAAAGGTAATTATTAGTTCTAAAAGTTAGTCTTAATGAAGACACTGGCAACCGATTAACTACCTCTCGTGCTCGTCATTAACCTGTGACGAGATACCGTCGCTGCCAATCAACGTCCGTCTAGCTGGCTCTGCCTTCTCACTTCGGAGACCCAAACTACCACAGCTCCAGCTGCGAAAGACGTGCAGCTAGCGCAGGAAATGTCGGAAATAGCCTCGTGCTCACCTTGCTGAATCACTGATGGCCTGCTAGATCAAATTGAAGGAGGGGCGGAGTCCACGAGCTAGGCTCCTGTTTAATGGCTCTGACGTATATCTACCCTTtaatttggattttggaagCCATACACTGCCGTCAACGACGACGGAAGGTAGACTCGTTCTCGAGTCTCAAACACTtgtaaggggtgtttggaaggggcgctaaactttagcatcttaTTTTAGCAATGGATTCTTAAATAGGGATGCCAAAGGCATCCAAGGGGtactaaaaggtgctaatggatGCTAAAAGTAGTCCAAGGCCCATTTTTCCCCTGTTGCCCTCCCACaacccctctccctctcctccccgccgcacCCCCGCCGTCCGATGCTTCCGCCTCGCTTtctccaccgcggccgccgttgcgcacctctctccctccccggcCTTGCGCGCCTCCCACCgcgctcctccaccgccgccgcatcccACTCCCGGCGAGGAAGCCATAGGCGAGCCCCTTCTGCGCCACCCGCGCATCCAGGAAGGGACGGGGccgctcctccccacgccgccgcatCCCACTCCTGGCAAGGCCTCCGCGGGCGAGCCCCTCCTGCGCCGTGTGTGGCACGAGCgcctcgacctcgccgccacctccggccGCATGGGAAGCGCCGTGCCCGCGCTTCGCCGGAGCCTCTCCCACGACAGCGAGGACGCGGGGCAAGCTGCTGGAGCTCGACCCGGCTTAGCGTTGCCGCTCCCCACGGGGAAGCTCACCGCTGAGGCCCGCGCGCTGCCACCCCCAGCAGGAGAGCTCGGCCTGACCTAGTGCCACCGCTCCCCGTGGGCAAGCTCGGTCCGGCCAGCCACCGACGCTCCCCCGCGGGCAAGCCCTGCTGGCACCTCGCGCCCTCCCTGCGCGAAGTGGGAGCTCTACCGCCCCTTCGTGCCTCACCGGCGGAGGCCTCCACCGGCAGCCGATTCGGATCGAGTAGAGGAGAGAGAGATCGACCATGTGCATGCAGTTGGGGGAGTGGAGAGAGATCGATCGGAAGGACCGTAGTGCGGGAGAGGGAATAGTGCAGGGAGAGGGTAGTGCGCTAGGAGGGAAGGAGGGGCACTGCTATCATTTGCCACcgaaagtgctaaagtttagcacactatccaaacatcccaaggtgctaaactttagccctccatttgagggtgctaaactttagcacttagttcccaaacagggcctaaaccACTCATACTGAAATTAAAGCAGGTGTCGTACCCTATACAATAATTATCACCAAATAGATTTGCTCTTCTTTTTAGATGAGCATTGCGTTAACTATCGATGATTTCATCCATCTCAAATTATATCGATCTCTCCAAGTACTTAGTCCCTATTTGGATCAAAACTTTAgttggaggtgtttggatcctagctAAATGCTAATTGTTGAAAGTAAGTGACCTCGCTACCCTTCATTAATTATACATTTATCTCAACCATCTTTGGCGCCAACATGACCTGTTCTGTTTGTGTTTCGGCATCAAAGCTTTCTTTACCTCTGCTCCGTTTCCTGTTGGCGCCAGGAGGTCCTTTTCCTCTCCGTTTCCTGTTGGCACCAGAAGGTCCTATTGGCGCTGCTCCGTTGATCGCGAGGAGCCTTGTTGCTCTGTTGATCGCCAAGAGCCTTGTTGCTCTGTAGTTTGTCGCACAGAGTATAGGGAAAATAGAGAGCGTTctttcaaaggaaaaaaata
Proteins encoded in this window:
- the LOC117841807 gene encoding zinc finger protein CONSTANS-LIKE 5, which produces MEVGLAARYWGVGGRRCGACGGSPAAVHCRTCSGGGAYLCAGCDAEHAVAGHERVWVCEVCERAPAAVTCRADAAALCAACDADIHDANPLARRHERVPVQPIGAAAAPHAADPMLFVAAAAVGEKDDDAAAAGMLGGAAKVDAKQLEFLFAEVMDPFLGQEEFARFPHADSIVPNNGSSGGALDLDFGGAVAAGAAKPSYSSYTAASVAHSGSSSEVGLVPDAICGRGGSVTGGVIELDFAQSKAAYLPYAATPTHSVSSLNVGAVPERGDGGVMAGRVAAATAAGESREARLMRYREKRKNRRFEKTIRYASRKAYAESRPRVKGRFAKRADDNDADAAAADDFVTSSTAAAPPPPPQQQPAAYPSYVLNFSPAAAGYGVVPTF